TACGCTAAAGATTGCTTCCATAACTTCCTGCTCAAATGTTACAGGTATCAGAACGCCGTATTATGAAGTGGCAAAACTGATGCATCAGAACAATGGTGTCTGTTTTGTAGATTTTGCCTGTTCGGCTCCGTATGTTGATATTAATATGCATCCGGAAGATAAGGAAGCCTATTTGGATGCTATCTTCTTTTCACCGCATAAATTTCTCGGCGGACCTGGTACTTCGGGAATTTTAATTTTCAACAAAAAGCTGTATAAAAACATGATTCCGGACCATCCGGGTGGTGGAACTGTATCGTGGACAAACCCGTGGGGTGAACATAAATATCTTGATAATATAGAGGAACGTGAAGATGGTGGTACTCCGGGTTTTCTTCAGGCCATCAAAACCGCTTTGGCTATACAGCTCAAAGAAAAGATGGGTGTGAAGAACATACTAAAAAGAGAACACGAAATAATCGATTACGTTTTTTCTGAACTGGGCGCTATTCCCAATATCACTATTTTGGCAGACCAGCATAAAGACAGATTGGGCGTGATTTCCTTTTATATTGACGGTTTGCATTTCAATCTGGGAGTAAAACTGCTGAATGATAAATTCGGAATACAGACCCGAGGAGGTTGCAGTTGTGCCGGAACTTACGGACATTATTTACTGCATGTTGATGAAGAAACTTCGCACGACCTGACGAATTCTATTACAGCAGGTGACCTGATTAGAAAACCGGGATGGATTCGAATGTCAATTCATCCTACCACTACCAATGCAGAGATTCAGTTTGTCTGTGAAAGTATCAAAGCCGTAGCCCAAAACCACGAGGAGTGGGGTAGCGAATATGAATACCATAAAAACTCCAACGAGTTTACCCATAAAAATGCTTCAAACCCCGAAAAAGAGTTGGTGAAACAGTGGTTTAGCGCTATTTAGGAGATTTGTCGCGGAATTTCCAACGTTTGTGCGTCCACAGATAATATTCCGGAGCTTTTAAGATTTGTTGTTCTACCATGCGAAGAAACATATCAGAAATCTGGTAGTTTGGAATTTCTTTCGGATGGTCCACCATTTCGGCAAAAGTGGCTTC
This portion of the Flavobacterium lindanitolerans genome encodes:
- a CDS encoding aminotransferase class V-fold PLP-dependent enzyme, encoding MTTTEMSTELEQYFQQFRNNIIGIDQEFISPFGKKKIIYTDWTASGRLYRPIEEKLMNDFGPFVANTHTETTVSGTAMTMAYHEARHIIKKHVNANEDDILIADGTGMTGVINKFQRILGLKIPENLREFTAIPDEKRPVVFVSHMEHHSNQTSWLETIAKVEVIPACEKGLLCMDSFKALLEKYKDHTLKIASITSCSNVTGIRTPYYEVAKLMHQNNGVCFVDFACSAPYVDINMHPEDKEAYLDAIFFSPHKFLGGPGTSGILIFNKKLYKNMIPDHPGGGTVSWTNPWGEHKYLDNIEEREDGGTPGFLQAIKTALAIQLKEKMGVKNILKREHEIIDYVFSELGAIPNITILADQHKDRLGVISFYIDGLHFNLGVKLLNDKFGIQTRGGCSCAGTYGHYLLHVDEETSHDLTNSITAGDLIRKPGWIRMSIHPTTTNAEIQFVCESIKAVAQNHEEWGSEYEYHKNSNEFTHKNASNPEKELVKQWFSAI